One genomic region from Haloprofundus salinisoli encodes:
- a CDS encoding class I adenylate-forming enzyme family protein codes for MRIEALLESRVEKTPEKSFLTFPDARYSYEGTAEESKRYANALSSVGVEAGDAVGLFLPNCPEFLFLMFADGYLDSVTAPSNPEYKPDELRHSLDLSRPELLVTTPDLLDVAEKAVEGTTVERILTTEAVGDYESLPALAADQSTEIDPHDGDESSVGLHMYTSGTTGPPKAVECQHENWTLSAVDFQKRMGFTHEDTLFTALPLFHANAQIYSTLGAAAAGAEVVIYERFSSSRWWDWCREHGVTEFNAMGSMLKMLDNVAESPDDSENPVELVFSAGTPPELIEPFEERFGLRVVEGYSLTEDPLLMLNPTDPEKRRIGSIGLPPAEKRIKVVDDDGDSVPTGEKGEIIQSCPALMAGYHRQPDKTDEAVHDGWFYTGDYGKLDEDGFVYFLDRKKDIVRRAGENISSYEVEGVIKALDAVDEVAVIPSPDEFYTEVVKALVRVKKGHQLTEEEVVETCREQLASFKLPRYIEFVEEFPYTPTGKIQKQKLRTREKEERVNHWDRESDSEEAGR; via the coding sequence ATGCGCATCGAAGCACTGCTCGAAAGCCGGGTGGAGAAGACGCCGGAGAAGTCGTTTCTGACGTTTCCGGACGCCCGATACAGCTACGAGGGGACGGCCGAGGAGTCGAAGCGGTACGCGAACGCGTTGTCGTCGGTGGGCGTCGAGGCGGGCGACGCCGTCGGTCTCTTCCTGCCGAACTGCCCCGAGTTCCTGTTTCTCATGTTCGCCGACGGCTATCTCGACAGCGTCACCGCGCCGTCGAACCCCGAGTACAAACCCGACGAACTGCGGCACTCGCTGGACCTCTCGCGGCCCGAGCTGCTCGTCACGACGCCGGACCTCCTCGACGTGGCGGAGAAAGCCGTCGAGGGGACGACCGTCGAGCGAATCCTGACGACGGAGGCCGTCGGCGATTACGAGTCGCTGCCGGCGCTGGCGGCCGACCAGTCGACCGAGATCGACCCCCACGACGGCGACGAGAGCTCGGTCGGCCTCCACATGTACACCTCGGGGACGACGGGGCCGCCGAAGGCCGTCGAGTGCCAGCACGAGAACTGGACGCTGAGTGCAGTCGACTTCCAGAAGCGGATGGGCTTCACCCACGAAGACACCCTGTTCACCGCGCTGCCGCTGTTCCACGCGAACGCCCAGATTTACTCGACGCTCGGTGCGGCGGCGGCGGGCGCGGAAGTCGTCATCTACGAGCGGTTCTCCTCTTCGCGCTGGTGGGACTGGTGCCGCGAACACGGCGTGACGGAGTTCAACGCGATGGGGAGCATGCTGAAGATGCTCGACAACGTCGCCGAGTCACCGGATGACAGCGAGAACCCGGTCGAACTCGTCTTCTCGGCCGGGACGCCGCCGGAGCTCATCGAACCGTTCGAGGAGCGCTTCGGTCTCCGCGTCGTCGAGGGCTACTCGCTCACCGAGGACCCGCTTCTGATGCTCAACCCGACAGACCCCGAGAAGCGCCGCATCGGCAGTATCGGCCTCCCACCCGCCGAAAAGCGAATCAAGGTCGTCGACGACGACGGCGACTCCGTTCCGACCGGCGAGAAAGGCGAGATAATCCAGAGCTGCCCGGCGCTGATGGCGGGCTACCACCGCCAACCCGACAAGACCGACGAAGCCGTCCACGACGGCTGGTTCTACACGGGCGACTACGGCAAACTCGACGAGGACGGCTTCGTCTACTTCCTCGACCGCAAGAAGGACATCGTCCGGCGGGCCGGCGAGAACATCTCCTCGTACGAGGTCGAAGGCGTCATCAAGGCGCTCGACGCCGTCGACGAGGTGGCGGTCATCCCGAGTCCCGACGAGTTCTACACGGAAGTCGTCAAGGCGCTCGTTCGCGTCAAGAAGGGCCACCAGCTAACCGAAGAGGAGGTCGTCGAGACGTGCCGCGAACAGCTCGCGTCGTTCAAACTACCCCGATACATCGAGTTCGTTGAGGAGTTCCCGTACACACCCACCGGGAAGATACAGAAGCAGAAGCTCCGGACGCGCGAGAAGGAGGAGCGCGTGAACCACTGGGACCGCGAGTCGGATTCCGAGGAGGCCGGCCGATGA
- a CDS encoding iron-containing alcohol dehydrogenase family protein, producing the protein MVREHRYEAARFVWGEDAIGRLDGLLSEAGVERAMVVCGEHVGANEELMGAVGDALGERHVHTYAGSRGDTPLRTVETGVEAFFEHDADSLVSVGGGSASDTAKAISVFAAESGRDLHEMKTQTTADGESYVPDLPAPKTPVFSVSTTLSAAEVSNIFGVTDEEAGEKAVILDKKIRPRACIYDSAATATTPPATIASTGMNALDHAVEILYSDGHAENPFYQATAEKAIDLLVTNLPAAVNDGDPEALVDAQLGAGLSGLGIVGGISINHGINHPLCARHPVSHGDGNSILLPHGIRFTYDAVPERMARLASALSVEVEGDSATDEATLEAMCDVIRELQEEIGVPYRLRDVGVDRDDFEAMAKIAAHDSAIANNPKRVTESDIVAILEAAW; encoded by the coding sequence ATGGTGCGCGAACACCGGTACGAGGCTGCTCGATTCGTCTGGGGCGAGGACGCCATCGGTCGCCTGGACGGTCTACTGTCGGAGGCGGGCGTCGAACGAGCGATGGTGGTCTGCGGCGAACACGTCGGCGCGAACGAGGAACTGATGGGCGCAGTCGGCGACGCCCTCGGCGAGCGTCACGTCCACACCTACGCCGGATCGCGGGGCGACACGCCGCTCAGGACGGTGGAGACGGGCGTCGAGGCGTTCTTCGAACACGACGCCGACAGCCTCGTGAGCGTCGGCGGCGGGAGCGCAAGCGACACCGCGAAGGCGATCTCCGTCTTCGCTGCCGAGAGCGGTCGAGACCTCCACGAGATGAAGACGCAGACGACGGCGGACGGAGAGTCCTACGTTCCCGACCTCCCCGCGCCGAAGACGCCCGTCTTTTCGGTGTCGACGACGCTGTCGGCCGCCGAGGTGTCGAACATATTCGGCGTCACCGACGAAGAAGCGGGGGAGAAGGCGGTGATTCTCGACAAGAAGATTCGGCCGCGGGCCTGCATCTACGACTCGGCGGCGACGGCGACGACGCCGCCGGCGACGATAGCCAGCACGGGGATGAACGCCCTCGACCACGCGGTGGAGATTCTCTACTCCGACGGCCACGCCGAGAACCCGTTCTACCAGGCGACCGCCGAGAAAGCCATCGACCTGCTCGTGACGAACCTCCCGGCGGCTGTCAACGACGGCGACCCCGAGGCGCTCGTGGACGCGCAGCTCGGCGCGGGCCTCAGCGGCCTCGGCATCGTCGGCGGCATCAGCATCAACCACGGCATCAACCACCCGCTCTGCGCGCGCCACCCCGTCTCTCACGGCGACGGGAACAGCATCCTCCTACCGCACGGCATCCGCTTCACCTACGACGCGGTGCCCGAGCGGATGGCCCGACTCGCCAGCGCGCTGAGCGTCGAGGTGGAGGGCGACTCGGCGACCGACGAGGCGACGCTGGAGGCGATGTGCGATGTGATTCGAGAGCTACAGGAGGAAATCGGCGTGCCCTACCGTCTGCGCGACGTGGGCGTCGACCGCGACGACTTCGAGGCGATGGCGAAGATCGCGGCGCACGACTCGGCGATAGCCAACAACCCGAAGCGGGTCACCGAGTCGGATATCGTCGCCATCCTCGAAGCGGCGTGGTGA
- a CDS encoding AMP-binding protein, producing MNLEHALERAARHHPDAVALSGRGADGERTYRELADRVRRLAGGLTELGVERGDRVAVLTRNHAAFVETSFALYRLGASKVPLNSMLTPREQGMLVDDADAKVLVTEASFADHRAEMESAVRATVVVGSEDGRLSGAWGESAHSYDSLLDADPTDRPADVSLDDPCAVMYTSGTTGRPKGVQHTHGTWLSTALALRDALDQRADEVTLHAAPLTHGSGFLVESTVLAGGANHLEDGFAPDRFLDAVESRGVTTVFLAPTMVYKLLDNYDGGRDTSSLKNVYYAGSPMSAARLAEGIDRLGDVFVQSYGQMECPMLITLLDHEDHRRALDGDGDRLASAGREVDVAHVRIVDDEGGDIPSGDPGEVVVTGPHVTPGYLNLPEETEATFSDRWLHTGDIGRVDEAGYLYIMDRKKDMIISGGMNVFPREVEEVVIGHEAVSNAAVIGVPDDYWGEKVTAVVEPRPGVDIDADTLAAEIEARCVGALAAYKKPKTVEVVDELPRSSYGKVLKTELREQYWEGEERRI from the coding sequence ATGAATCTCGAACACGCGCTGGAGCGGGCGGCGCGACACCATCCCGACGCCGTCGCGCTGTCGGGCCGAGGCGCGGACGGAGAGCGAACGTACCGGGAGCTCGCCGACCGAGTTCGCCGACTGGCCGGCGGGCTGACCGAACTCGGCGTCGAACGCGGCGACCGGGTCGCCGTACTCACGCGCAACCACGCGGCGTTCGTCGAGACGTCGTTCGCGCTCTACCGACTCGGTGCGAGCAAAGTCCCCCTGAACTCGATGCTCACGCCCCGCGAACAAGGTATGCTCGTCGACGACGCGGACGCGAAGGTGCTGGTCACGGAGGCGTCGTTCGCCGACCACCGCGCGGAGATGGAGTCGGCGGTGCGCGCGACGGTGGTCGTCGGGAGCGAAGACGGGAGGCTCTCCGGGGCGTGGGGCGAGAGCGCGCACTCCTACGACTCCCTTCTGGACGCCGACCCGACCGACCGCCCCGCCGACGTCTCGCTCGACGACCCCTGCGCGGTGATGTACACCTCGGGGACGACGGGTCGGCCGAAAGGCGTCCAGCACACCCACGGGACGTGGCTCTCGACGGCGCTCGCGCTGAGGGACGCGCTCGACCAGCGGGCGGACGAGGTGACGCTGCACGCCGCGCCGCTCACCCACGGTTCCGGCTTTCTGGTCGAGTCGACCGTGTTGGCGGGCGGCGCGAACCACCTCGAAGACGGCTTCGCCCCCGACCGATTCCTCGACGCGGTCGAGTCTCGCGGCGTCACCACGGTGTTTCTCGCGCCGACGATGGTGTACAAACTGCTCGACAACTACGACGGCGGCCGCGACACGAGTTCGCTGAAGAACGTCTACTACGCGGGGTCGCCGATGAGCGCCGCGCGACTCGCCGAGGGGATCGACCGCCTCGGCGACGTGTTCGTCCAGTCGTACGGGCAGATGGAGTGTCCGATGCTGATTACGCTGCTCGACCACGAGGACCACCGTCGGGCGCTCGACGGCGACGGGGACCGACTCGCCTCGGCCGGGCGCGAGGTCGACGTCGCCCACGTCCGCATCGTCGACGACGAGGGCGGAGACATCCCGTCCGGCGACCCCGGCGAGGTGGTGGTGACGGGGCCGCACGTCACGCCGGGTTACCTGAACCTCCCCGAGGAGACGGAGGCGACGTTCTCAGACCGGTGGCTCCACACCGGCGATATCGGCCGCGTGGACGAGGCGGGTTACCTCTACATCATGGACCGCAAGAAGGACATGATAATCTCCGGCGGGATGAACGTCTTCCCCCGGGAAGTCGAGGAGGTCGTCATCGGCCACGAGGCCGTCTCGAACGCCGCGGTCATCGGCGTCCCCGACGACTACTGGGGCGAGAAGGTGACCGCGGTCGTCGAACCGCGGCCAGGGGTCGATATCGACGCCGACACGCTTGCCGCGGAGATCGAAGCGCGCTGTGTTGGGGCACTGGCGGCGTACAAGAAACCGAAGACCGTCGAAGTCGTCGACGAACTCCCGCGCAGTTCCTACGGGAAAGTGCTCAAGACGGAACTCCGCGAACAGTACTGGGAAGGCGAGGAGCGCCGCATCTGA
- a CDS encoding MaoC/PaaZ C-terminal domain-containing protein, producing MSGPVRYYDDLSVGDTFETRGRTITETHLVTHAGNTGDMNELQMNAAYAADTEFGERPVHAPLTYSVMEGLITSDFRNEASNVCYYGLDSMRIPAPTFVGDTITVNREVVDKRDKSPGGIVTFRDEVTTDDGRTVLVCETLEYIRTRPEVE from the coding sequence ATGTCAGGGCCAGTTCGGTACTACGACGACCTCTCGGTCGGCGACACGTTCGAGACCCGCGGGCGCACCATCACGGAGACGCATCTCGTCACCCACGCCGGGAACACCGGCGACATGAACGAACTCCAGATGAACGCCGCCTACGCCGCCGACACCGAGTTCGGCGAGCGGCCGGTCCACGCGCCGCTGACGTACTCGGTGATGGAGGGGCTCATCACGAGCGACTTCAGAAACGAGGCGTCGAACGTCTGCTACTACGGCCTCGACTCGATGCGGATCCCCGCGCCGACGTTCGTCGGCGACACGATTACGGTCAACAGAGAAGTCGTCGACAAGCGCGATAAGTCGCCGGGCGGCATCGTGACGTTCCGCGACGAGGTGACGACCGACGACGGCCGGACGGTGCTCGTCTGCGAGACGCTGGAGTACATTCGGACGCGCCCGGAAGTGGAGTAG
- a CDS encoding MaoC family dehydratase produces MKAMETLHFEELAVGDAFETSGRTVTRAEIIGFADRYDPQPFHVDAEAVEESVFDELVASGLHTMALANRLVTDDFYAQTSVMGGTGIEEANFLAPVRAGDTLSVRVEIVGKRASASKPDRGLVTVEQTVSNQADETVLTLRITSFFRRRSAADG; encoded by the coding sequence ATGAAGGCGATGGAGACGCTGCACTTCGAGGAGTTGGCCGTCGGCGACGCGTTCGAGACGAGTGGACGAACGGTGACCCGAGCGGAGATAATCGGCTTCGCCGACCGCTACGACCCCCAGCCGTTCCACGTCGACGCCGAGGCCGTCGAGGAGTCGGTGTTCGACGAACTCGTCGCCAGCGGGTTGCACACGATGGCGCTGGCGAACCGCCTCGTCACCGACGACTTCTACGCACAGACGTCGGTGATGGGCGGCACCGGCATCGAGGAGGCGAACTTCCTCGCGCCGGTCCGCGCCGGCGACACGCTCTCGGTCCGCGTCGAGATCGTCGGCAAACGGGCGTCGGCGTCGAAACCCGACCGCGGTCTCGTCACCGTCGAACAGACCGTCTCGAATCAAGCGGATGAAACCGTGTTGACGCTGCGAATCACGAGTTTCTTCCGGCGGCGCTCGGCCGCCGACGGCTGA
- a CDS encoding phosphotransferase family protein produces MTNERSYEERLVDERRLRTYLTSELGDVGTFSVEWHQEGHSNETLFVAWGDRDLVLRRPPPGDTADTAHDVGREFRVMDALQGTDVPVPPTVLYCEDDSVIGGEFYLMERVDGDVVRLEEPERFATPDRRAELGRELVDSLAAIHALDVDSVGLGGFGRPEGYLDRQVDRWGKQMAWAAGRTERPEGLPGRDEVESWLADNVPDAPEHTLVHGDYKLDNVILAPGTPPRVNAVVDWELSTLGAPLSDLGWMLLFWHDDPDDEPPIPELMPSFTAREGYPTRRELAARYEERSGVAVEHSTFYLALATYKLAAVCEMFYARHLAGDSDDPLYAAMDEGTPKLVAYAREVIEGTRAW; encoded by the coding sequence ATGACCAACGAGCGGAGCTACGAGGAACGACTCGTCGACGAGCGCCGACTCCGGACGTACCTCACGTCCGAACTCGGCGACGTGGGGACGTTTTCGGTTGAGTGGCACCAGGAGGGCCACTCCAACGAGACGCTGTTCGTCGCGTGGGGCGACCGCGATCTCGTGTTGCGCCGACCGCCGCCGGGCGACACCGCGGACACCGCCCACGACGTGGGTCGGGAGTTCCGGGTGATGGACGCCCTGCAGGGAACCGACGTCCCCGTCCCGCCGACGGTGCTGTACTGCGAGGACGACTCGGTAATCGGCGGCGAGTTCTACCTGATGGAGCGCGTCGACGGCGACGTCGTCCGCCTCGAGGAACCCGAGCGCTTTGCGACTCCCGACCGCCGGGCGGAACTCGGGCGCGAACTCGTCGACTCGCTGGCGGCGATTCACGCCCTCGACGTCGACTCCGTGGGTCTCGGGGGGTTCGGCCGCCCGGAGGGCTACCTCGACCGGCAGGTCGACCGCTGGGGCAAGCAGATGGCGTGGGCCGCGGGGCGGACCGAGCGCCCGGAAGGACTTCCGGGCCGCGACGAGGTGGAGTCATGGCTCGCCGACAACGTCCCCGACGCTCCCGAGCACACGCTCGTCCACGGGGATTACAAGCTCGACAACGTCATCCTCGCCCCGGGGACGCCGCCGCGGGTCAACGCCGTCGTCGACTGGGAGCTCTCGACGCTCGGCGCGCCGCTGTCGGATCTGGGATGGATGCTCCTGTTTTGGCACGACGACCCCGATGACGAGCCGCCGATTCCCGAACTGATGCCGTCGTTCACGGCGCGCGAGGGGTATCCGACCCGCCGCGAACTCGCCGCGCGCTACGAGGAGCGCTCGGGTGTCGCCGTCGAGCACTCGACGTTCTATCTGGCGCTGGCGACGTACAAACTGGCGGCGGTCTGCGAGATGTTCTACGCGCGACACCTAGCCGGCGACAGCGACGACCCGCTGTACGCCGCCATGGACGAGGGGACGCCGAAACTCGTCGCGTACGCCCGGGAAGTAATCGAGGGGACGCGGGCGTGGTGA
- a CDS encoding HAD family hydrolase: protein MNDDTNDWRAVFWDIGGVLLDVDSARESHRRFVEALDDAYELSIPVDAALETWRTEVGRHFHEREGTAFRSSRTAYGHAVDALVGDSVPADEWTPLFERVQRETLRPNPGAVETVERLGDSDRHVGVVSDIDTAEAYLIFDVFGLTDAFDSVTTSESVGRTKPDRAMFEAALAAADVPPETALMVGDRYEHDMEGAADAGLSTVAYGADNGPAVDYRVDDLREVLDVVGVER from the coding sequence GTGAACGACGACACGAACGACTGGCGGGCCGTGTTCTGGGACATCGGCGGGGTGCTCCTCGACGTCGACTCCGCGCGCGAATCTCATCGACGGTTCGTCGAGGCGCTCGACGACGCCTACGAGCTCTCGATACCCGTCGACGCGGCGTTGGAGACCTGGCGAACCGAAGTCGGCCGCCACTTCCACGAACGGGAGGGGACCGCGTTCCGGTCCTCGCGCACGGCCTACGGCCACGCCGTCGACGCCCTCGTCGGCGACTCCGTCCCGGCCGACGAGTGGACACCGCTGTTCGAGCGCGTCCAGCGCGAGACACTGCGGCCGAATCCGGGTGCCGTCGAGACGGTCGAGCGACTCGGCGACTCGGACCGTCACGTCGGCGTCGTCAGCGACATCGACACCGCCGAGGCGTATCTCATCTTCGACGTGTTCGGCCTCACAGACGCGTTCGACTCGGTGACGACCTCCGAGTCGGTCGGCCGGACGAAACCCGACCGGGCGATGTTCGAGGCGGCGCTCGCGGCCGCCGACGTCCCGCCGGAGACGGCGCTGATGGTCGGCGACCGCTACGAGCACGATATGGAGGGAGCGGCCGACGCCGGACTGTCGACCGTTGCGTACGGTGCCGACAACGGTCCCGCCGTCGACTACCGCGTCGACGACCTGCGCGAGGTTCTCGACGTCGTCGGCGTCGAGCGCTGA